A DNA window from Iodobacter ciconiae contains the following coding sequences:
- the ccoP gene encoding cytochrome-c oxidase, cbb3-type subunit III, giving the protein MTDFQSIFWDYWIAIIVIGGIVAMTLLLMSQGVAKLKKGENAEVTGHKWDGDLEEYNNPLPGWWVMMFYMTIVFSAVYLVLYPGVWGGLWKWTSSDQYGKEVIQADSKYQVLYDKYSKMPIAAVAQNQEAKDMGKRLFLTYCIQCHGADARGAKGFPNLTDSDWLYGSSPEKILESIASGRHGQMPAWGAVLGEEKVKDVANYVLQLSGKPRNELRASRGAETFKQTCVACHGSDGKGNQDLGAPNLTDNIWLYQDTEASIIETVTNGRSNVMPAWKDFLGDAKVHLLAGYVYGLSNNEKAK; this is encoded by the coding sequence ATGACAGATTTTCAAAGTATCTTTTGGGATTATTGGATCGCGATCATTGTGATCGGCGGTATTGTGGCAATGACTTTGCTCTTAATGAGCCAGGGCGTTGCAAAACTTAAAAAAGGCGAAAATGCCGAAGTAACCGGCCATAAATGGGACGGGGATTTGGAAGAGTACAACAACCCGCTGCCAGGCTGGTGGGTCATGATGTTTTACATGACCATTGTATTTAGCGCGGTATACCTTGTACTCTACCCTGGTGTCTGGGGTGGTCTGTGGAAATGGACCTCTTCCGATCAGTACGGCAAAGAGGTTATACAAGCTGATTCCAAGTATCAGGTACTGTACGATAAGTACTCCAAAATGCCGATTGCAGCTGTTGCCCAGAATCAGGAAGCCAAGGATATGGGTAAACGCCTGTTTCTGACTTACTGTATTCAGTGCCATGGTGCAGATGCACGCGGAGCTAAAGGGTTCCCTAACCTCACTGATAGCGACTGGCTCTACGGCAGCTCGCCAGAAAAAATCCTGGAAAGCATCGCAAGTGGCCGTCACGGCCAGATGCCGGCATGGGGCGCGGTACTTGGTGAAGAAAAAGTAAAAGATGTTGCCAACTATGTATTGCAGTTGTCTGGCAAACCACGCAATGAGCTGCGTGCCAGCCGTGGCGCTGAAACATTCAAGCAAACCTGTGTTGCTTGTCATGGCAGCGACGGTAAGGGCAATCAGGATTTGGGTGCACCAAACCTGACTGACAATATTTGGTTATATCAGGACACGGAAGCGTCTATCATTGAAACCGTAACCAATGGTCGCAGCAATGTAATGCCAGCATGGAAGGATTTCC